The following are encoded together in the Candidatus Abawacabacteria bacterium genome:
- a CDS encoding right-handed parallel beta-helix repeat-containing protein, whose product MQRTHAKLTSFLATLLFGLLAVTPLTLLNNSGTSVADASGSATRYDIGNPTVTDIWVRPGGSADANGSIEKPFPGIAQALAIIPRNQTLTTGYHIHVLAGSYGAETMPNYPENIFGTYTAPVIIEGEGDVQINGNFNIFNVKYFYLIGLKLTSQFDVVHFEKGDHVLLRNMTLRSNNRAAQETFKANQSQHIYIEDSDISGAHDNAIDMVGVQYGHMIGNRIHDANDWCAYVKGGSAYWLIEGNEIFNCGTGGFTAGQGTGSEFMVAPWVQYEAYDVKAYNNIIHDTEGAGLGTAGGYNIFYGYNTLYRVGSRSHVIELEFGSHSCDGNTEGCQATIDAGGWAVTSGEASIGDKNVYIYNNIVYNPAGFESQWQHFTIYGPRTNSSSTSAPSTVYTDTNLQIKGNIIWNGSADKSLGLGESTGCQNSNPTCNEAQILRDNTINVVQPQFTNAGTLDFSLPSTSNILSLPGFSVPSFTWESPNGAPTGTLSNIVSKDYYNNTRTSNVAGAATGTSITVTPTSTPSPTVTASPTPTETPTPTSSPTPTISPTPTSTPTPSATPTSSPTPTITPTPTVTPTPVPTNLADIEGYWNNVDKICRISRRGVQTCTLRSSLHPFNAGEVRSSASAIGVYLSADETLDPSDTLIKTVNMKRIRAGDGIAIRFSYRGAMDYRATPYLIAKFDPNNTIAESDETDNITVYPL is encoded by the coding sequence ATGCAACGTACTCACGCGAAACTAACTTCATTTTTAGCAACTTTACTTTTTGGTCTTTTGGCTGTCACTCCACTGACATTACTAAACAATAGCGGCACTTCAGTGGCTGATGCCTCTGGCAGTGCTACTCGCTATGACATTGGCAATCCAACAGTTACTGATATCTGGGTGAGACCAGGGGGAAGTGCTGATGCCAATGGCAGCATTGAAAAGCCATTTCCAGGTATTGCTCAGGCTTTAGCTATTATCCCTCGCAATCAAACTCTCACTACGGGCTATCATATTCATGTATTAGCTGGTTCATATGGAGCTGAAACTATGCCTAATTATCCAGAAAATATTTTCGGCACTTATACTGCCCCAGTAATTATTGAAGGCGAAGGCGATGTTCAGATCAACGGAAACTTCAATATCTTCAATGTAAAGTATTTCTATTTGATTGGACTAAAACTAACTTCACAATTTGATGTGGTGCACTTTGAGAAAGGCGACCACGTATTGCTACGTAATATGACCCTACGCAGCAATAATCGAGCTGCTCAAGAAACTTTCAAGGCAAATCAATCACAGCACATTTATATTGAAGACAGCGATATCTCAGGAGCTCATGACAATGCTATTGATATGGTTGGTGTACAATATGGCCATATGATTGGTAATAGAATTCATGATGCCAATGATTGGTGTGCCTATGTCAAAGGTGGTTCAGCTTATTGGCTCATTGAGGGCAATGAAATATTTAATTGCGGCACCGGTGGTTTCACAGCGGGACAAGGTACCGGTAGCGAATTTATGGTTGCTCCTTGGGTACAATATGAAGCCTATGATGTGAAAGCATACAATAATATTATTCATGACACTGAGGGTGCGGGTCTAGGCACCGCTGGTGGTTATAATATTTTTTACGGTTACAATACTTTATATCGAGTTGGTTCTAGAAGTCATGTAATTGAACTAGAATTTGGCAGCCATTCTTGTGATGGTAACACTGAGGGTTGTCAGGCTACTATAGATGCTGGTGGTTGGGCAGTAACCAGTGGCGAAGCCTCTATTGGTGATAAAAATGTCTATATTTACAATAATATCGTGTACAACCCAGCTGGCTTCGAAAGCCAATGGCAACACTTTACTATTTATGGACCTCGTACTAATTCAAGCTCAACAAGTGCTCCTAGTACTGTATATACAGACACCAATCTCCAAATTAAAGGCAATATTATCTGGAATGGTTCTGCAGATAAGTCTTTAGGTTTAGGCGAAAGCACTGGTTGTCAAAACAGCAATCCTACTTGTAATGAAGCCCAAATTTTACGAGATAATACTATCAATGTGGTTCAACCACAGTTTACTAATGCTGGTACCTTAGACTTTTCTTTGCCAAGCACTAGTAATATTTTGTCTCTACCGGGCTTTTCTGTACCTTCATTTACTTGGGAATCACCAAACGGAGCACCTACTGGTACATTAAGCAACATTGTTAGCAAGGATTATTATAATAATACCCGAACAAGCAATGTAGCTGGGGCTGCTACTGGCACTAGTATCACCGTGACACCTACCAGTACACCATCACCTACTGTCACGGCCAGTCCAACACCTACAGAAACACCGACACCAACAAGCAGTCCAACTCCTACTATCAGCCCTACACCAACCAGTACACCAACACCATCAGCCACTCCAACTTCATCGCCGACACCCACAATTACACCTACGCCTACAGTAACGCCAACTCCAGTACCAACGAATCTTGCTGATATTGAAGGCTATTGGAACAACGTAGATAAGATCTGTCGTATATCACGTCGCGGAGTACAAACTTGTACGCTGAGAAGCAGCCTTCATCCATTTAATGCAGGCGAAGTGAGAAGTTCAGCGAGTGCAATCGGTGTCTATTTATCAGCTGACGAAACTCTTGATCCCAGTGATACTCTAATCAAAACAGTAAATATGAAAAGAATTAGAGCTGGCGATGGTATTGCTATTCGCTTTAGCTACAGAGGAGCAATGGACTATCGAGCCACTCCATATTTAATCGCTAAATTTGATCCCAACAATACTATTGCAGAATCAGATGAAACAGATAACATTACAGTATATCCACTATAA
- a CDS encoding DEAD/DEAH box helicase has protein sequence MSSVSSPNEFSTLPLSEALQNNLKRLQFTLATPIQHACIPAGLEGKDIIGIAQTGTGKTLAFGLPILQRLHGGNDRALIVVPTRELALQVEESLKKVASGLNLNFAVLIGGASMGGQKSDLRRNPQILIATPGRLIDHLKQRTVQLSQVATLVLDEADRMFDMGFAPQVEQILHALPDDRQTMLFSATMPDGIAQMVKKHMRLPVRIEIARQGSVADKLEQELFVVRGGAKPQLLEKLLTDYEGTVLVFTRTKHAAKRISTLVRSMGHSSAELHSNRSLGQRKQALQGFKTGRYRVLIATDIAARGIDVSDIELVINYDLPENPEDYVHRIGRTGRAGKSGKAVSFATPDQMFLLKRIERLTRARLPQSPLPTELPPSRQPPKDSAERGDDFRPSRERGGRRPFGDRGGRRSSFGDRNRDAVPFNNEWKPASLTTGDDKVMPRNVEGDASRGERPFRPRRNSFSQNKFGNSSDREFKPRRSGFSADRGNESDRGEGGFRPRRSGGFGQRSRGESTGSRSNYFSARSPSSERSEGGYTPRPRSDRPYSAQGGEGRGAGQSGGFRQNRSHANGTARFSRGSDARSGERKSFGFAPKRDGAKRDGFHSRTAPRRGIGRGQSQRAEGRSQK, from the coding sequence ATGTCATCTGTTAGTTCACCAAATGAGTTTAGCACTTTACCTCTTTCTGAAGCTCTTCAGAATAACTTAAAGCGTTTACAATTTACCCTTGCTACGCCGATTCAGCATGCTTGTATTCCTGCCGGTCTGGAAGGAAAAGATATCATCGGTATTGCCCAAACTGGTACTGGTAAGACTTTGGCTTTTGGTTTGCCTATTTTACAACGGTTACACGGTGGCAATGATCGAGCGCTGATTGTGGTTCCTACTCGAGAATTAGCTTTGCAGGTAGAAGAATCTTTAAAAAAGGTTGCTTCTGGACTCAATCTCAATTTTGCTGTCTTGATCGGTGGTGCTTCTATGGGGGGACAAAAAAGCGATTTACGTAGGAATCCTCAGATTCTTATTGCTACCCCAGGCCGTTTAATTGATCATCTGAAGCAAAGAACAGTACAGTTGTCGCAAGTTGCTACTCTTGTTTTGGATGAGGCGGATCGGATGTTTGATATGGGATTTGCTCCTCAAGTGGAGCAAATCTTACATGCCTTGCCTGATGATCGTCAGACCATGCTTTTTTCAGCTACTATGCCAGATGGTATTGCCCAAATGGTGAAGAAGCATATGCGTTTACCTGTGCGAATTGAGATTGCTCGTCAGGGATCAGTAGCAGATAAGCTGGAACAAGAATTGTTTGTGGTCCGAGGTGGTGCTAAGCCACAATTATTAGAAAAGTTACTTACTGATTATGAAGGTACAGTATTGGTATTCACTCGTACCAAGCATGCAGCAAAGCGTATTTCTACTTTGGTAAGAAGTATGGGCCATTCTTCAGCTGAATTACATTCCAATCGTTCTCTTGGCCAGCGTAAGCAAGCTTTGCAAGGCTTCAAAACAGGCCGTTATCGTGTCCTCATTGCTACTGATATTGCTGCTCGAGGTATTGATGTTAGTGATATTGAACTGGTAATCAATTATGATTTACCAGAAAATCCTGAGGATTATGTTCATCGTATTGGTCGTACTGGTCGTGCAGGTAAATCAGGTAAGGCAGTTTCTTTCGCTACTCCTGATCAAATGTTTTTGCTCAAGCGTATCGAACGACTCACACGGGCACGATTACCGCAGTCTCCTTTACCGACAGAATTACCGCCATCTCGTCAGCCACCCAAAGATTCGGCTGAACGTGGTGATGATTTTCGTCCTAGTAGAGAGCGCGGTGGTCGAAGACCATTCGGTGACCGTGGGGGCAGAAGGAGCTCTTTTGGTGATCGTAATCGTGATGCGGTTCCATTTAATAATGAATGGAAACCAGCGAGCTTAACTACTGGAGATGATAAAGTGATGCCTAGAAATGTTGAAGGTGATGCCTCAAGAGGTGAGAGACCTTTTAGACCAAGAAGAAACTCTTTTTCACAGAATAAATTTGGTAATTCTTCTGATCGTGAATTTAAACCAAGACGATCGGGTTTCTCTGCTGATCGTGGTAATGAATCTGACCGAGGCGAAGGTGGTTTCCGTCCTAGACGTAGTGGTGGCTTCGGCCAACGTAGTAGAGGTGAGTCAACAGGATCACGAAGTAATTATTTTTCAGCACGTTCTCCGAGTAGTGAGCGTAGTGAAGGTGGCTATACGCCACGACCACGTTCCGACCGTCCTTATTCTGCTCAAGGTGGAGAAGGTCGAGGTGCTGGTCAATCTGGTGGGTTCCGTCAAAATCGCTCCCATGCTAATGGTACAGCTAGATTTTCAAGAGGTTCCGACGCTAGGTCCGGCGAAAGAAAGTCATTTGGTTTCGCTCCCAAGCGTGATGGTGCCAAAAGAGATGGATTCCATAGCCGCACTGCTCCAAGAAGAGGAATAGGACGGGGGCAAAGTCAGAGGGCAGAAGGCAGAAGTCAGAAGTAA
- a CDS encoding oligosaccharide flippase family protein yields the protein MNIGTSSVVSLEKKIAFSTLVQYGGKIVQLVLGIINLRLIARFLSMHEYGVYAAITEYALFFSVAANLGLFAYLVRRISDQPKDGQVFFNALILRVVTALVFFVIAIVSALFVQNEPLFLIGTVLFLSALLADFVTTICDAFLQANYLMGRATFALLLGKIVYSGALLFLLTNQPVIETASVLMVLGVTILSSLVTMWLSLFYVRQKIKWQWQIVWAELWTILKVSLPFGIINIVNALYFRFLPDYFAYILLDKASFSAFSIAFKIAQVASLFSTFLMFSVLPGFRKYIDDQHWQKARKLYRDITRILSGLALFVFIFGSLGATTLISFLADKKYIIEQYWFMFPAMLLLAAISYGYDLVLITLFALGQERWFLKRELIALAIALVILLLATQLTDNIWQLGAIIVAAISAETVIVVLGYQKAHRLLHDKELNHSF from the coding sequence ATGAATATTGGTACTAGTAGTGTCGTTTCCCTTGAAAAGAAAATCGCTTTTTCTACCCTGGTACAGTATGGTGGGAAAATTGTGCAATTGGTTTTAGGAATTATTAATCTAAGGCTGATTGCCCGGTTTCTGAGCATGCATGAATATGGAGTATATGCAGCAATTACTGAATACGCTTTATTCTTTTCGGTGGCTGCCAACTTAGGTTTATTTGCTTATCTGGTACGTAGGATTTCTGATCAGCCCAAAGACGGGCAAGTGTTTTTCAATGCTTTGATCCTCAGAGTAGTAACTGCTTTGGTGTTTTTTGTCATTGCTATTGTTTCCGCTCTTTTTGTCCAAAATGAACCATTGTTTTTGATTGGCACTGTGCTTTTTCTCAGTGCCTTATTGGCTGACTTCGTGACTACTATCTGTGATGCTTTCTTGCAAGCGAACTATTTAATGGGGCGAGCTACTTTTGCCTTATTACTTGGTAAAATAGTTTATTCAGGTGCTTTACTTTTTCTTTTAACGAATCAGCCGGTTATCGAAACGGCTTCAGTGCTAATGGTCTTAGGAGTTACCATCCTTTCTTCTCTGGTTACCATGTGGCTTAGTCTTTTTTATGTGCGGCAAAAGATTAAGTGGCAATGGCAAATAGTATGGGCTGAATTATGGACTATTCTCAAAGTGAGTTTACCTTTTGGGATTATCAATATTGTGAATGCCCTTTATTTCCGTTTTTTGCCCGATTATTTTGCTTATATTTTATTAGACAAGGCAAGTTTCTCAGCTTTTAGTATTGCTTTCAAAATTGCTCAAGTTGCTAGTCTCTTTTCTACTTTTTTAATGTTTTCTGTGCTGCCTGGTTTTAGAAAATATATAGATGATCAGCACTGGCAAAAAGCAAGAAAGTTGTATCGTGATATTACGAGAATCTTATCTGGCTTAGCTCTGTTCGTGTTTATTTTTGGTTCCCTTGGTGCAACCACGCTGATCAGTTTCTTAGCTGATAAAAAATACATTATCGAGCAATATTGGTTTATGTTTCCGGCTATGCTTCTTTTGGCTGCTATTTCTTATGGCTATGATTTGGTTTTGATTACTCTTTTTGCCTTAGGGCAAGAACGATGGTTTTTGAAACGAGAATTGATTGCTTTGGCGATTGCGCTTGTGATCCTTTTATTGGCAACTCAGCTCACTGACAATATCTGGCAATTAGGAGCCATTATAGTAGCAGCTATTAGCGCAGAAACTGTGATTGTAGTGCTTGGCTACCAGAAGGCTCATAGATTGTTACATGACAAGGAGCTGAATCACTCTTTTTGA
- a CDS encoding C39 family peptidase, translating to MKRKIFIITILLLLVLGSGLYIWRTKKQYFPEMVPVEIDISAFQLPTTSPSSLPTSHFEFRTFSPSPLSSQLSAPFDSTQGRLSSPSSVPTELNLKMSFYSQAPFGNWSLPWQEACEEASALLVANMYQKKNWNIDEFNQQILRIVEWEKGHFGAYEHTSVAQTVEMLDQYLGLKSVVHENPTFEDIKKVLAKGHFVIMPLAGRKLGNPFYTNGGPVYHMLVVKGYKDGKIITHDVGTRRGANYVFTWEIIDNALHDYAEPIEQGDARIIEVLPPQ from the coding sequence ATGAAAAGAAAGATTTTTATTATTACCATTCTTTTATTATTGGTACTGGGCAGCGGCCTATATATCTGGCGTACAAAGAAACAATATTTCCCTGAGATGGTCCCAGTAGAGATAGATATATCTGCCTTTCAACTTCCCACTACTTCACCATCATCACTGCCAACTTCGCACTTCGAATTTCGCACTTTTTCTCCTTCTCCTCTTAGCTCTCAGCTCTCAGCTCCCTTCGATTCCACTCAGGGCAGGCTTAGCTCTCCTTCTTCCGTTCCAACTGAGCTGAATCTCAAAATGTCTTTCTATTCCCAAGCACCCTTTGGCAACTGGTCTTTACCTTGGCAAGAAGCTTGTGAAGAGGCGAGTGCTTTATTGGTGGCGAATATGTATCAAAAGAAAAATTGGAATATTGATGAATTTAATCAGCAAATACTGCGGATAGTGGAATGGGAAAAGGGACATTTCGGTGCTTATGAGCATACCAGTGTTGCTCAAACTGTAGAGATGCTTGATCAATATCTAGGGTTAAAAAGTGTGGTGCATGAAAATCCGACATTTGAAGACATAAAGAAAGTATTAGCTAAAGGTCATTTTGTCATTATGCCTTTGGCTGGTAGAAAATTGGGTAACCCTTTTTATACTAATGGTGGTCCTGTGTATCATATGCTGGTAGTGAAGGGCTACAAAGATGGCAAGATTATTACTCATGATGTTGGTACCAGAAGAGGAGCAAATTACGTCTTTACTTGGGAGATTATTGATAATGCTTTACATGATTATGCCGAGCCAATCGAACAAGGTGATGCCCGTATTATTGAAGTATTACCACCCCAATGA
- a CDS encoding SGNH/GDSL hydrolase family protein codes for MRNKLVITLAAIVLVSGCTTSSQQTTSYSQPTNTSITTTPPIPLTKTSFTLPSDRLNIYTLGDSLTAGDRDDEELGGYPTRLEALIKPNRPNVKAVNIGHSGEDSSGVLEKQLPQTIAAHPDLVLLLIGSNDMWNNCWNENGALTETVAHYEQNIEQILTKLTAANIKVMLGLVDDQSKRPAAREICTATNGLTRMSQIADAFNSVLREQAARYNALLVDFSASDIFTNPTTLADDGNHPNSKGYEVMAQLWFESLKHYL; via the coding sequence ATGCGAAATAAACTCGTAATTACTTTGGCAGCAATAGTACTAGTTTCTGGATGCACCACATCTTCACAACAAACCACCTCTTATTCCCAACCAACTAATACCAGCATAACGACCACACCGCCAATACCTCTGACAAAAACCTCCTTTACTTTGCCAAGTGATCGGCTCAACATTTATACCCTGGGCGATAGTTTAACTGCAGGAGATCGGGATGATGAAGAGCTGGGTGGCTATCCAACGAGATTAGAAGCCTTGATAAAGCCTAATAGACCTAATGTCAAAGCAGTGAATATTGGCCATTCCGGAGAAGATTCATCTGGTGTTTTAGAAAAACAACTACCACAAACTATTGCTGCTCATCCTGATTTAGTATTACTATTGATCGGTAGTAATGACATGTGGAATAATTGTTGGAATGAAAATGGCGCCCTTACTGAAACCGTAGCACACTATGAGCAAAATATTGAGCAAATTTTAACCAAGTTGACTGCTGCCAATATCAAGGTGATGCTCGGTCTAGTCGATGACCAATCAAAAAGACCAGCCGCTAGGGAAATATGCACCGCCACTAATGGTCTCACCCGCATGTCTCAAATAGCCGATGCATTTAATAGTGTATTGAGAGAACAAGCGGCTCGATATAATGCCCTTTTGGTAGACTTCTCAGCCAGCGATATTTTTACCAATCCTACAACCTTAGCTGATGATGGCAATCATCCGAATAGTAAAGGCTACGAAGTCATGGCTCAGCTTTGGTTTGAAAGCTTAAAGCATTATCTATAA
- the aspS gene encoding aspartate--tRNA(Asn) ligase, translating to MKGRVLVTELTQYVGKEVTVAGWIHTIRDLGKVAFVVLRDRSGIVQCVAELSFRAELIKLHLESVVAISGTVVISPKEQQPEIQVHKVQVISAVMKALPFEIHKDNLEVRLDTMLDQRLVSLRHLKTRAIFSAQDRILRYMREYFAQQDFTEMKTPKLIGFPTEGGSEVFPVKYYERTAYLAQSPQFYKQMMVSVFERVYEIAHAYRAEKSNTSRHMSELVMIDVEMGFIDSWRDIAEIAIGVLRYVIDNLWQKDQTILNLWPELSKPLIPEKVPEITVQALHDLCFQDTGQDFRGEPDPSPQEERFICEYMKRETGSDAVLITEFPSSAAKFYHYINPEKPAVADRADLLFKGVEIATLSRRISDSNDLIASCKKHGVDVNNLGLKDYLEAFAYGMPAEGGFGMGLERITQKIFDLANVKEAALFPRDVQRLSP from the coding sequence ATGAAAGGACGTGTGCTTGTTACTGAGCTGACTCAGTATGTGGGGAAAGAAGTAACTGTTGCTGGTTGGATACATACTATTCGTGACTTAGGTAAAGTCGCCTTTGTAGTGCTCCGCGATCGTTCAGGTATTGTGCAATGTGTAGCGGAATTATCCTTTAGGGCAGAACTGATAAAGTTACACTTGGAAAGTGTGGTGGCAATTTCTGGTACGGTGGTTATATCACCCAAAGAGCAGCAACCTGAGATTCAGGTTCATAAAGTGCAAGTCATTAGTGCAGTAATGAAAGCTTTACCTTTTGAAATTCATAAAGATAACTTAGAGGTGAGGTTGGATACTATGCTTGATCAACGGCTAGTTTCCCTGCGTCATCTAAAAACGCGAGCGATCTTTAGCGCTCAAGATCGTATTCTGCGCTATATGCGAGAATATTTTGCTCAGCAAGACTTTACGGAAATGAAGACACCAAAGCTGATAGGATTCCCTACTGAAGGTGGCTCTGAAGTTTTTCCCGTAAAGTATTATGAGCGAACGGCCTATCTTGCCCAGTCACCGCAATTCTATAAACAAATGATGGTCAGTGTATTTGAACGAGTATATGAAATCGCGCATGCGTATCGGGCAGAAAAAAGTAATACGAGTCGCCATATGTCAGAACTGGTGATGATTGATGTAGAAATGGGATTTATTGATTCCTGGCGAGATATTGCTGAGATAGCTATTGGAGTATTACGCTATGTGATAGATAACTTATGGCAAAAAGATCAGACGATCCTTAATCTTTGGCCGGAACTTTCAAAGCCATTGATTCCCGAAAAAGTTCCTGAAATAACAGTCCAAGCACTACATGATCTTTGTTTCCAGGACACTGGGCAAGATTTTCGTGGGGAACCTGATCCTTCACCACAAGAGGAACGATTTATCTGTGAATACATGAAAAGAGAAACGGGGAGTGATGCCGTGCTAATTACTGAATTCCCTTCATCTGCCGCGAAGTTTTACCATTATATTAACCCAGAAAAACCAGCAGTAGCTGATCGTGCGGATTTATTATTCAAAGGGGTGGAGATTGCTACTCTGTCACGGCGTATTAGTGATAGTAATGATCTGATTGCTTCCTGCAAAAAGCATGGTGTTGATGTGAATAATCTAGGACTAAAAGATTATCTTGAAGCTTTTGCTTATGGCATGCCTGCTGAAGGTGGTTTTGGGATGGGACTAGAGAGAATTACCCAAAAGATTTTTGATTTAGCGAATGTCAAAGAAGCAGCTCTTTTTCCTAGAGATGTGCAGCGCTTAAGTCCATAG
- a CDS encoding DUF4328 domain-containing protein — protein MLHSRILEVIAASPMLKALHRIFSKNKHNYFLENTKFTPLAEVTIFIAIISALFAGIYILEFFFQLSTLIQFLSDIASPIKISPVEELGSTSRHINSLFFINISLYLGWLFFAYQNLYSLGFKTTSTPRNVVLENLIPVINLRGIYVYLKEIWLNTVDSTQWVLIKAWWFTALLLTALKLIGGFNALKVLRTLSNYETQHLERYYEIVTMLVLSCTILLLSALFFVITIRIVIKVTTLQRKRSQVPNLPVSLDTNTITDKKLANKKSLSIISKIIFLVIALLILTPLLIAFHMVFQALSEKAISQF, from the coding sequence ATGTTACACAGCAGAATTTTAGAAGTAATTGCAGCTTCACCCATGTTAAAAGCGCTACACAGAATATTTAGTAAAAACAAGCACAATTACTTTCTAGAAAATACCAAGTTCACCCCTTTGGCAGAAGTGACCATATTCATTGCTATCATTTCTGCTCTCTTTGCGGGCATTTATATCCTAGAGTTTTTCTTTCAATTGAGTACATTGATTCAATTTCTTTCTGATATTGCCAGCCCAATCAAGATTTCACCAGTAGAGGAATTAGGTAGCACGTCACGACATATCAATAGTCTTTTCTTCATTAATATCAGCCTTTATTTAGGCTGGTTATTTTTTGCCTATCAAAATCTTTACTCATTAGGATTCAAAACTACTAGCACACCAAGAAATGTAGTGCTAGAGAATCTCATCCCAGTAATTAATTTGCGAGGAATATATGTATATTTAAAAGAGATCTGGCTAAACACAGTAGATAGTACACAATGGGTACTAATTAAAGCATGGTGGTTTACTGCATTACTTCTAACGGCATTAAAACTAATTGGCGGTTTCAATGCTCTCAAAGTATTGAGAACACTATCCAACTATGAGACTCAACATCTCGAAAGATATTATGAGATCGTAACCATGTTGGTACTCAGCTGTACAATACTATTACTATCTGCATTATTCTTTGTTATTACAATCAGAATTGTAATCAAAGTAACAACATTACAAAGAAAGCGATCTCAAGTACCAAACCTACCAGTAAGCCTCGACACAAACACTATTACCGATAAAAAGTTAGCAAACAAAAAATCATTATCAATTATCAGTAAAATTATATTCTTAGTCATTGCACTACTTATTTTGACTCCCTTGCTCATTGCTTTTCACATGGTGTTTCAAGCTCTATCAGAAAAAGCTATTAGTCAATTCTAA
- a CDS encoding type II toxin-antitoxin system RelE/ParE family toxin, protein MQYQITFHELVWKEDLSVLDKTTQKRIFKAIMKKLPFAPKHYGKSLKYGLKNMWALKVGDYRVIYSVKEQQVEVFIIKVGFRRNSEAYLTAARRLLD, encoded by the coding sequence ATGCAATACCAGATTACTTTTCATGAGTTAGTATGGAAAGAAGATTTAAGTGTTTTAGATAAGACCACCCAAAAGAGAATATTTAAAGCTATTATGAAAAAGCTGCCTTTTGCTCCTAAGCACTATGGCAAGTCATTAAAGTATGGTTTGAAAAATATGTGGGCACTAAAGGTGGGAGATTATCGAGTGATTTATTCTGTGAAGGAACAACAGGTGGAGGTGTTTATCATTAAAGTTGGTTTTAGAAGAAATAGTGAAGCTTATCTCACTGCTGCTAGAAGGTTATTAGACTGA
- a CDS encoding type II toxin-antitoxin system Phd/YefM family antitoxin, with the protein MYTTDGAVIVGTSELRSEGGKVFKALEGKRVIVTQKGKPIGVMESFESYEQKEKKLEVLEDIILAILAKERLKKKGKKISAEQMQALIFS; encoded by the coding sequence ATGTATACAACAGATGGTGCGGTGATTGTTGGTACTAGTGAATTACGAAGTGAAGGGGGGAAGGTTTTTAAGGCTCTTGAGGGGAAAAGAGTAATAGTGACTCAAAAAGGAAAACCTATTGGGGTGATGGAAAGCTTTGAAAGTTATGAACAAAAAGAAAAGAAGCTTGAAGTGTTAGAGGATATTATTCTGGCCATACTAGCCAAGGAAAGATTAAAAAAGAAGGGAAAGAAAATCTCTGCTGAGCAAATGCAGGCTCTTATCTTTTCTTGA